The genomic region TCTCTACTACTTTagataaaataaaacaaaacaaaatgatATCGATGTTAGATTACCTCGGACATTATAACCCATGGAATCGCTCCCATTCCAGCCGAAAACGAGACTATATACAACTATATATACATTTCAACAAAACTTTAGTTAGTAAATGATATTTTTAAAGCGTTGTTAAGAGCATATTGTCACGTCCCGCCTATAATAATCACAAGACTCTGGAATTTTGGGAAGTTCCAAAATTGCTCTTGTAACTATGTGACAATATGGTAAAAAAGTAAATAGTTTGGATATTTGAATGATGTttataattaccaaaatgcctgTAACTGCAAGTGCTGGTACTGTTGAGAGTCCAATTTCATAAGTCTGATAATAACATGAGATGACATTATACAATATAATTAACATGTATTAGAAAGATTAATAATGAAGTATAAATGATATTAACAAATGGACGATTACCTTCAAGTAGAACGAGAGTGCTGTCGTCAAACATCCCAAAACCAATCCAGTCGCCGAAACCTTGAAAAATGTAGTTAAAAAGCGTCGGTGTTTAGTATACGAAACAAAATGTATTTATGTTGTTTAGTGTTGTGTGTTGGATGTGCTCTTGTTACCAGTAAAAGCGGCTTTCTACCGGCTTTGTCTAGAAAAAGTGCGTTTAACGCGGTAACCACTATTTGTAATAACGCGTAGATTATCGTTCCAAGATCACCAGGAAATCCTGAAAATCACAAAGTGCGGTAAGTTATCTCTAACATCTGACCCCTCATACCTATCAATATAGCGTGTTTCGCCCATAGAGAGCTCACAAATTTATTTATGGTTACACAGGTGAAAACTTCCGAAAAAGGTTAGCCAAAATTCATCTCTCCCAATCACGCTTAACTCGTAAGTTTTCTCTTGTTCGCAACTCCCGAAACACGTTGGTACTATTTGTGGTCAGTATATCTATTGTGTACGGAACAATATATGATTTTCCTAACTAGCAGGCTCAAGGGAAGTGAAATAAAGCAAGGGCTTTGGACCCCAGGtcctaaaaattctaaaaaaagtTATGTATAGGTACGTTGGGACTCTTAGCCACGGGGTATGTGGTTTATTAATGCATGCGCATAGATGATAGAGGAATCATaggatcaaaaacaaaaaaaaaatgacgAAAAGACCCTAAGTTTATTATTTGCTTCCGAGTCCAAAGAGCTTGACATGGCCTAAGTGTCATATTATGACTTCGTATTGTTATACGAGTTGAATGTGTTGATGGTTATATATACCTGCAGACTCGAAAATGCTACTCGTGTAGAAACAGATACCGTTGATTCCTCCAAATTGTTGACAAACCATTAACCCGACGCCTATCTTCACAtcacaaaccaaaaaaaaaagaaaaaaagaaaatgtCATTATTTGAAGTCTTCCTAATAATACTACTGTAATTGGTAACAAGATGTACTTACAATGACAGATCTTGAGTATCTTCTTTGGAAAAGATCCCATAGTTTGGTTTTGGGTAGCTTTTCTAGAGTTTCTATGTAATCCTACAAACAATTACGTAATATGAGGATATATTAAGGTTGTGGGTTCAATCCAATGAGGTAAAATGAGATAATGGGCGCAAAGGGTCGGTTAAGATTGACAGTTATTTGTGAAACAGGTTAACATGAACACGAACCTGGATTTCATCGGCCTCATCAGATATATCAGCATTTTTCCCTCGAAGTTTCCTAAGCGCAACCCAAAACTGTTTTTGGTTTCCTGTCTTAGCCTACACGTTTGTTGTAGACGACAATTTTGACTCAGTTACTTGTGGTTAACTCGTATATATTACGTTTCTTATTTGTAAAGAAAATGGATAAAAAGTGTTTTAATCAACTCATTACAATGCAATGCAACATGACATGTCAACCCGTATTGACAAAACTACTAATGCTCAGTGGTGAAGCTTGTGATTTCTGACccgattggggggggggggggagcgAAAATTTTCTATACGAAAATCACATATATTACACCACTGAGCGAAAAATTCGGGGGTCCCCCCGGGCCCCTTCTAACCTGCGTCAATGCTAATGCTGACATGTGACCCTCGACTGActcttatgtttttttttcaatttttagctGTCGTGAACCTTTTTTTCTTAATCTAACACCGTAAAGAAGTGTATCTTACCAACCATCTTGGCGACTCAGGTACGAAAAACAATCCGACCACCAAAACAACGCATGGAACCATCCCTGAAATCATATATGACTTATATTCATCACTATTCGCATAGATAACTGATTAAATAATGATTAAAATCTAAAATAATTGCTAAAGATGAAATAGGTTAAAATCATACTATGTGTGAATTGAAGATTATATAGACCATCTTCTCTTAAAATCAAACATAAtacattaatattaatatttgtAATTAAAAAAAGTAGCTAgaatataattttaaaaaaaaaagtagcTAGAATATAATTTTAAAGAGAATGTCATTTTAATTTCTACTATTATAGCTAAAAACACAATAGGTTATAATCAATCATAATacattaataatatttataaatttaaaaaaaaatcacacaTAGCAGTCCtcaacccaacccgacccgacccattTTGAAAGGTGTTCTAAACTCAAACCATTTTGTCATTGTATTTTAACTATTATAGTTACCTATCAATGCCAAGATCCTCCATTGTATCATCGTCCCGATCACGAAAGAAAGCGACACAGCTGCACAAATCATAAGCTGCATACACATATTGTCATGTTGATACATTATCACAATTTGCATATgttatatgttatatatatatctGAACTTTGACATGTGCTATATATGGCGTGTTACCTGATTCGCTGCTGTCAACATGCCTCGTAGGTTTTTTGGAGCAATTTCCGCTATGAACACAGGTACTACATACGAAAACACTCCCATCCCGTATCCTGTTGCTAACCTTCCCATATCTAACACCACAAGCCCCTATCATAAGCATAAAAATCTCTTTCGTTTAATCCGACAAGAACATAAACTAGTTAAGAACACGACTTGATAAACATACGTACCTCTGCAAAGTAAATCGCTAGCCATCCGGCAGAACAAAAAGCACTTGATATCCTTAACGCCTGTTAATGCATATTCAAAGTTACTAGCTCCATGTTTCATATATGTTAACACATACATACATGATAGATCAAGTTATTTCATCACCTCAAAGTAAATTTGATAGACTCATACTAAGACCACCTGTAGTGgggggttttttggcgtttttttccCAAGAAAAACGCCCGGTAACCGCCCcctggggcgttttttttttttttgaaaaaaaatgggtGAAGTGTGCTTTTTCTTAACGCCTTGAACTATATCTTTGGCCAATagcattttttatggtttttatttttatttttatttaattcaaTTAGAATATAATTCAAGCCTCACtacaccccttttaacataatgccccacaatgcCCACATGCTGATTGGACCGCCACATGGCGCAACACGCCCAAGGGTCTTCCCCATCCCACTACACATGTTCTAAATGAAATGCAACATGCTCATTTTGTAAAAGATTGTTACACTTGTATAGTTGATAAGATTTAATTATTGGTTCTCATATTCTTTTTATCTATCTTAAATATATAAGTAAGATTAAAAGAAATGTCTTACATCATTAAcaatcaattttaataaaaaaaataaaatactcaTTTCTAGCATTTAATTACATTTTAATTAGATGACCATGGACCTCTTTGACTACTTTAAGGACTCATTTAGCCAaatatcatgattttttttttttttacaaatcaacctaTCAATGAGTCGAAACTAGCAAAAGATCAAACCTACTTACCCCTTTTCGACCAACGAAATCAGCAATCGGTCCACTTGTTATAGCACCGATCATAGCACCAAATGTCAAGATTGAGCCAAATAACGAATACTGCAGAAAGGCTGATGTAAATATAAACTCTATTAACATTATGATCATGATCGTTTTGGGCTAAAATTCGCGCTAACCTCGGCTAGTGACAGATTTAGATCTTGTGTGATGGACGATTGAGTAGGGGACGAGTAACCCGCCTAGTAAACATAACACCAATAATGATTAGCTCTAAGCACGGTCTCTAGTACATATTAGTCATTTTATAGTACTTACACATGATCCAAAGGCGAAAGAACCACAAACAGCAACAAATGTGGTAAGATAAACCATGAAGTTGCTCGATTTGTTGCTTTCGTGTTTTTCATCGATCGTTTGAGCCACAAGTGGAGTTTGTATCTTGTCTTGAGCCATGATCTCGGTTTTCGCCCTATGGATTTAGTGAAGAAAGATATGCAAATGCAAGCTAGGTGTGTGTTACTGAAGTAGTAGACTTTATATATATGAAGGTGAAGCAACAACATAGTTTGTTTTATTGATGAATATTATTGACAGCTAGATGATATACAACATGACAATAACATGCTAGTCTTAGTATTTTTCAAAGCTCAGAGCGATGAATGTTATATTAGTAACTATTATACAATTAGCATGTGCATGTGGGTTGGTTTGGTTATATACagtcagtggcggacccagaaattatttACTGGAGGTGCGAACATGGGTTTTAACCTACATTTTAAGGGGTGCGGTAGGGATTTTTGCCTATAAAATACACTAAAATTTTcttttcaaggggtgcgcccgcccacctagGCTATaacctaggtc from Helianthus annuus cultivar XRQ/B chromosome 10, HanXRQr2.0-SUNRISE, whole genome shotgun sequence harbors:
- the LOC110884152 gene encoding sugar transporter ERD6-like 7 → MAQDKIQTPLVAQTIDEKHESNKSSNFMVYLTTFVAVCGSFAFGSCAGYSSPTQSSITQDLNLSLAEYSLFGSILTFGAMIGAITSGPIADFVGRKGALRISSAFCSAGWLAIYFAEGLVVLDMGRLATGYGMGVFSYVVPVFIAEIAPKNLRGMLTAANQLMICAAVSLSFVIGTMIQWRILALIGMVPCVVLVVGLFFVPESPRWLAKTGNQKQFWVALRKLRGKNADISDEADEIQDYIETLEKLPKTKLWDLFQRRYSRSVIIGVGLMVCQQFGGINGICFYTSSIFESAGFPGDLGTIIYALLQIVVTALNALFLDKAGRKPLLLVSATGLVLGCLTTALSFYLKTYEIGLSTVPALAVTGILLYIVSFSAGMGAIPWVIMSEVFPINIKGAAGSLATLVNWFGAWAISFTFNFLLSWSSYGTFIIYAAINAGAIVFVIKMVPETKGRTLEQIQAAING